A genomic region of Kribbella sp. NBC_00382 contains the following coding sequences:
- a CDS encoding GPGG-motif small membrane protein — MLLILWIIAAILVISGIVSLVRGQLLMGAALIVVGLLVGPGGVSIFT; from the coding sequence ATGCTCCTGATTCTCTGGATCATCGCGGCGATCCTCGTCATCAGCGGGATCGTCTCACTCGTCCGCGGGCAGCTCCTGATGGGCGCCGCCCTGATCGTCGTCGGCCTGCTGGTGGGCCCGGGCGGCGTGAGCATCTTCACGTAA